In the genome of Oryzias melastigma strain HK-1 linkage group LG4, ASM292280v2, whole genome shotgun sequence, the window tttttcaaatcagatttAGTGTGgaagtgcatttttttcattctttatcaAGACATCAAAGAattaatttcaaagtaaaaccgCCTACTATAAGACTTTGTATCCTGATAAGACTTTTATCTTCTTTGAGTGTAAAAGTGATCTTGAAATGGAGAAGGAAGTGATAAATGACAGTGAAAATACCACCAAACaaagaataaacaataaaatataaaatatgcttCAATGTTTTGAGTCTCCTTGAAGATGAGGGAAATCCATCACAGAAACTAAAGGCtgctttgaaacaaaaaaaaatctttcatatatttttttcttttattgacaTACTTCATGCTCTGTGgtgaatctgtttttaaaatatgacacTTAATTTGCACCTCTGAAACTgcatcagcttcagtatttttaaactGCAGCTTCAGGTTTTTTCAGTGAAACAAAGTTTCTATGGAAATATTGAAAGCAATGCCTTTCTATTTgctaaatattatatatttaagttTAGAAGCTTAAGTGTTCATTGGTTAAAAGATGGACAAATTGTTGAACATTTTCTATTAGTTTggaaatcatttttgaaaacttttagcTTCTTCcgctttattttttcttttctacataATTCACTctttaaaatcttaattacattatttttgttttttattattccagatTGCCCGCTTCTactgcagtaaaaacaaaatcgATGACTGAGAACTCTGCCTCTCATGATGGACAAGACAGGTGGTAAGTATTTCACGACATGTGCAACACCTCTACTTAAAGCCTGTGTCACAAATTACTGTATAACGAGAAACAAATACATGACTTGATTATTATGAACGTGACTGAAGGGCTTATTTCTCTGTAAATTAACAATCGTTGCTCTCTCTTTAGACACTACAAGTGCAGCATAAATATATCCATGTGATGTGACTTTACATAACAAAGGAGCATGTGCACAACACAATCCTGTCTTTGTAAATGGATCGTGTTTGTTGTACAAACAGTAGGTTGTACAATCAGAAATTTACAGGTTTGTgtaacttgatttttttcacagctAATGGGATTCAGACCAGTGCCAAAGAGGGTGGTGTTCAGAGGAAGCAGCTGCCATACTCAGTGGAGACTCCCTATGGCTTCCACCTGGACCTTGACTTCCTCAAGTATGTGGACGATATTGAAAAAGGCAACACCATCAAAAGAGTGCACATCCACCGCAGAATAAAAGGCCCCGCTAAATTCAGTACTTTGCCAAGAAACTTTAGCCTCCCTGGCCATGGTGTTAGACCTACCCTGAAGGAAAAGGATAGTGCATGGCCTGGGACATCCACTTTGGGACCAAAACCTAAATCTCGGGTAACAGAGGTCCAACAGATCTTTGACTTTAGGGGAGGTGAAGGAGGAACGTCTAGTTTTAGAGGACCAACTAGTCAAGGAACTGGATTTGTGTCTGGAAAGCCCAGAGAAGAAATGGGTGCTGGTACACAAGGTGTTGAAGACAATACAGTAAGTCAAAGTCGGCCAAATCTTCTTAGAGCATCGAGCATGCCCATCACCCTCCAACAGCGCAAAGGTTCTGATTCAAGCAGCCCTGACTGCACAACGGGAACACCTGAAAATGGATCAACAGAGAACATGTTCCGTCCTTCACCGGACATCACAGAAAGACGGTGCCTCCCACAAGATCGAGCCGGTCTTCACCAGCAGATTACTGTGGCACTAAAACGAGTCCGAGAACTAGAGGAGCAGGTCAAAACCATCCCTGAACTAAAAGCTCAGATCTGCTCATTGAGAGAAGAGAGGGAAAAACTTTTGAATCAACTGAAAGTCCAGACCCAAATGCCTGTTTCTGCTTCATCCTCTGCAGCAGCCAAAAGCCAAGATGCTGCCACAGCCATCCATGTTAAAGGACCTTCAGTGGATAAAGACCTGTCTCTTTTGACTCAAGACTCTGGGGGTTCAGAGGTGGCCAAAACTgtatttgaagaaaaagtcaCAGAACAAGATGATGTAGCAACAGCTAAAGAGTTATCTCAGGAGACTGCCAGAGCGCAGAGACTAACAGAACCGTCTGAAAAATtagacaaacaaaaagagaCATTCGAGCATGCAGAGCAGAAGCTGCCTCAGGGCATTCAAGGACAGATGATGAAATCATCTGAGGtcaacattaaagaaaatgagaCTCGCAATACTAAAGAAAGCAATACAGCAAAGGAGATAAGAGTTGAGGACTGGGATGGAGCACAGACGTTGCAGGAAAAGTTAATGACACTGGAGGCAAAACTTACTCAGGCAAGCCAAGAACTAGAGAGAACTAACAATCTTCTGAAGCAACAAATACAAGAGAACAAAGCAAAAGAGGAGAGAATTTTACAACTAAGCGAAGGAATGAGAGTAGAAATTTGTACCACACAAGCACACGAGCAGACGAGGAGAAGAAGCATTGACATGGGGACGGTTACAGAGAGAATAGATTGCACTAACCAGGAAACAGAGACAGAATTACCTTCTACAATAGATCAAGGGACTGACACCGATAGAATCTCAGTGGAAGTTTGCGTACCCAAGCCCAGAACCGGGAGCATAGATCAAGGAATGGTGACTACAAAAGTTGACACACACGACCAGACGACAGAGATGGAGGCAGAAATTATGTCAGTGATTCCACCTCGCCCCAGAGCCAACAGCATGGAACGGGGCACTATAACAGAGAGCATCATCACTCAGGATCAGATGACTGAGACGCCTGTAGCTGAGAGGGTAAACCAAGTCACAGAAACAGAGGGAGAAACGGTGACCGACCATCCACAGAGGCCGAGAGCCAGCAGTGTAAATCAAGGGACAGAGACAGAAAGAGTGGGTACTGTCGACAGGGTGACAGAAACAGAGATAGCACAGAGGGCTGACCAGCAAACTGAGACACAGACTGAGAGAAGATTGGACAATAACCCGGCCAGAAGTGCAGAGGCACAGAGTGAAGATGGAGGTGCTGTGGACAGTGAAAGACCAGAAGACAAAAGAACAAATCAAGCAACTGCAGTGGAATCTAAAAGTGTGGTTGCAGAGGTTACCGTAGAGAGTTCAATTGCAGAAAGTACACTTGTGCAAACCGCAGTTATAGAGGCCTTTAGTCGTACAGAAGAGACTCCTAGTCCTAGTCCCGTTTCTACGACAGCAAGTACTCTTGCAGAAGTCAGCCCAGTACATGATGACTCCATAGCAAAGCAAAGTTCACAGATTACAGATAAAGAGGAACCAGTAAAAATAGTTGATGTAAGTCCATCAGCCAAGAACAAGGTGAAGACTGAAGATGTCTCAGCACCATCAGATAGCTCAGTAGTAACAGCAGTGGTTCCTGTTAGACCACAAAGAGGGCGGAAACCCTCAACAGAACAGGCACACCCATCTATTCAAAGTCAGGCAGGATCTATGGGCTCTCAAACAGAATCAAACAAAGCGCAAGCACAGCAGATCCAAACTAAAACCCAGCCCCAGGTTCGGGCCGTGGTTCAGGAAAAGACTCAATCCCCTATGACGTCCTCTGGACCGCCTAAAAAAGATCAAGTCCCATCAGTATCTCAGGTTGAAGCTCAGAGTCCCACAGTGAAACTGAGTGAAGAGTCTAAAGTGAAGTTGCCTAAAGCACAATCCAAAACGGATGCTCAGAAATCTTCATCAGGTCCGAGTGAAGTTCAAGCTAGGCCCAAATCCATTCAAACCCAATCTCAGTCTCAAGCATCTGCATCCCGTCGGGACTCAAAAGAGATGAAAGCACCACAGAAGGGTGTGTCACAGCCTTCGAGTCGTTCTTCTGTGGATACTAAAACCCACCCAACTCGACGAGTGTCTGATGCTCAGTCTCAGGGGACACGTAGATCTTCCAGTGAAAGCCAGCCGCCTCACAAAGGTGTGGGAGAGACACAATCCTTGCGAAGAAGCTCCAATGAGGCGGCTCCGCGTCGGGGCTCGAGTGAAGCTCAGGCCTTACGTAGAGAATCTGGTGACGCCCAGGCTGCTCGCAGGGGTTCTAGTGATTCCCCAACGTCTCCTGCAGCCTTGGGCCAAGTTGTAACTCGCCTAACTGGGCTTCTTGGAGAGCAATGGGCACAACTGGGGAGCAGTTCTGGAACTCAACAGATGGCCAGCCAGCAGGAGGTCCCCGTTGCACAGAAACAGACAGTGGGCAAAAAGGTTGAAGCAGGAAAGGGAACTGCAGCCAAGCCGGCAGGAAAATCAGctccagcagcaacagcagcagcagcgacaaCAGGGAAGCCAGCAGGGAAACCTGGTCCTTCTAAAATGAGCTCTATTCAGAGTCAACTGGTGAGCTCCCTTAGTGTTCTGTCTGCCTTCTACTCCCCAAGCCAGAAAGGAGCTGCTGCCAGCAAACAGCAAGAACAAGGTAAGCATGCTGCTCATTTATGTATCTGAGCATCTGAAAGCTGTTTACCTAATAGCTACAATGAGCCGAATCCATCCCTCTCACTTACCGACATGATCCCTTCATGAGCGCCATAGTTGTATTAGCCATAACAATTAATTAAAGCACATCATGTGTAATCTCCTACCTCAAAGGACCCTTATTATTAATGGGTACACAGAGTATCATTTACCTCCCTTGAAGGCTGACAGGAGCAGCTGAATGCTGTCAGATTGCCTTGACATATTTCCCTTTCTGCGTCATGTTTAGGTGGAGCTTTTATCTCTTCGTGTGAGCACATTTCTCAATTGATATCAGACACAAGCATGATCAAACTTACAATGAGGTGGAGCATGTACAACACGCTGGCTTCAAATGCAACAGGAAATAATGTAAAATCATGTTCTGGTCGGCGGTAATTCCTCTCACTCAATTGATTGGAGGCAATAGACGTGAAGTAGGAATAAGGATATAAAGCTACAGCCTATCCAAGGTTTCTGAGATATGGCAATGGTTGGtgcaatgaaaaaaagcaaatgctaCAAAGCGGCGGTTAAATTGCAGGGTCTAGTGGCCTCTCAGAGCGCTAATCTTGTTCCACACattatacacaaacacacaatcataCAGGTGGACGTGCTTATCTTGCTCACGGTGGCATTGCAAGCACAGGCTCTGAGACGCACATCAAACACATGAATCCTCTCTTCCCTCCCTTGATGCTCCAACACTCAGCTTCTGTCCAGGAGCTCAGAAACTCTCTCACACGTTCAGTGTGTTCAAAGTTCATGTTTAGTTCAGTGGTGTGAACATGAGTGCTCTTAAGTGGGGAGCAGATCCCCTGGATTTGTTGTTTCTTCAGATCTTCTTCATTTGTCCATCGTTACCATCTATGTGTAAGCATCCATAAATTGTCCGAACAATGTTTCTATAACTAAGGGTGATTGCTACAAATTCTCTAAATTGGTGATTTTTACAAATGATCCTAATTAAAATTACAGGCCAGATTTATAACACAATCCCGTCTGTCTTCTGTAAGATACTCAATCTGGAAGCATTTTTCTTCTTGGTGGTCTTTTGGATcgtcctttatttttattttttttactcctggTTATTTTGGCTCCAAGCCACTTTCTTGTACTTGCATAAAACATCATAGATCCTCTGCACTATGTCTTCTGTCAGCCATTACACTTTACACATCCATACTGGGCCGAAAGCCAGGAGGAGTCAGCAAAATAGACCAGGCGGATCAGTTATTGGTGTCTAACCTACATAAATGGACCTGACAATGTCAAGGTTGTACATTGCCACTGATCTATGCTTTATTGCTGTAGGCAACGTGTGAAGGGCctgtaaatgttgattttaatcaaatgaCTTCATATCATGGAGCACTTTCTTTGTAGCTGTCATATAAGAGTTAATACTAGATCCTTAAGATGGGACTCAGATTCTCCTTTCTTTGCCCTCACATGATTTTGTTGTCGGTTAAGCTTCTTTCTGCATTTGTAGTTTTACTCTGAATATCTTCGATGTTTGAAATGCTTTCTTTCAACAGCACAAGAATTTTTACAactatttaaaagacaaaacagaaaataactcGATATATGGCATCacttgcgataatgctagtgtgaatgctgtgagctgaatgtggcagctgaagatgctagagctgatatttagctgaaaatgattaagctgatatctgaaaatgctgaaacaaaaggcttgttaaaatattagctaaatgccaaaaaagccacaaaaaattgaaaaaatatcaaattttgccaaaacagttaacataatgctaaaatattagctcaactctaaattataaaaaaaatggaaaaatgtctaaattaggcaaaacaattagcataatgctaaaatatgagctaaactctaaattagccataaaaatgaaaaatgtctgattttgccaaaacagctagcctaatgctaaagtattagctaaactcgaaattatcctaaaaaatgtcaaaatgtctcactaaaatattagaaactctaaattagccaaaatatggaaaaatgtcttaattagccaaaataattagcgtaacgctaaaatattagttaaactacaaattagcccaaataatgaaaaatgtctcattttgccaaaacagctagcataatgctaaaattttagctaaacttcaaattagcctaaataatgaaaaatgtctcactttgccaaaacagctagcaaaatgctaaagcattagctaaactccaaattaacctaaaaaaatgtcaaaatgtctcactaaaaaattggctaaactctaaattagccaaaaaatggaaaaatgtctaaattagccaaaacaattagcataatgctaaaatattagctaaacttcaaattagcgtaaataatgaaaaatatctcattttgctaaaacagatagcataatgctaatagctaaactgcaaattagcctaaataatgaaaaatttctaattttcccaaaacagatagcataatgctataatattagctaaacttcaaattagccgaaaaaaataaactggaagcatttctaaattagccaaaaaaaagctagcatgttgctaaagtaaaaGCTAATTTCCAAATTGCCctaaagtacatttaaaagtttgaacGGTGTCTTAAGCTGTGTGAATACTGtaaatcattcacactatagtgattctctttttacaataataaaaaaagaggaatttacTAGCACCATTCAGGTTTATTTTGTCTGTTATACAGAAACACTCACTTTCCTCCAGTATTTGCATATGTAGCAACCTTGAAAacttagtttaaagttaaaaaagtgcttgtttttttgtttgtgtaggCTTGACCGCGCATATTGAGAGGCTGtagcacaaaaaaacagcttgtcAAGCAGCGGagcatcacacaaacacacgtctCAGTTCCTCTGAAATCTGACACAGCTTTTATTTCCTCACTCTTCTTCTCTCTGTCCTCTTCTTCGCCAGGTCTCAAATCCattatgaagaaaaatgggGCTGCTGACAAGCAAGGAAACAAAGGAGCCAAGAAAAACCTGAAGTTTGTTGGAGTCAATGGAGGGTAAAACCTTGTTTTAATCTCAACGTTTTGACGGTTTACATGAAAACACAAGGGAGTGCAATAATAAATGAGGCGCTTTTGTCCTTTAGGCTCGTTTGATTGAATTAATATCTTTCAGTGTTTGCAGCAATGCATACTTGATCATTGAAATGATGAAAGTCAATAAGGTGGACAGTTTTTAATTTGGATAAAATGTCAGCTTGTTCTCAGTAAAGCTCACTTTAGCCCTTTATTAATTGTAACTTGGCCGGAAATATCACTTTATGAGCTTTAAAGTAATTTGTAATGATTATATTAATTTATGCTTGCATCTTGTCTTTTATGAAGTACATTGACCTACAAATCCTTACTTTTTACAGTATGTTAGAGGAATGAACTATGAGTTAAAATAATTTGCTAAATTATTCCTAACCTATCCTGAAATATTCTTTGTATTAGTCGCTGAACTTTTTCTCTAAATTATATTGCATTTTTAGTCAAATGCACATATGTTTTTGGGAGAAATTGTTCCGTAGATGCTTGACCTTCTTGTAATAATCAATGCCTCCATGGTGATATGACTCTATAGGTGCATATCAGTCCCAAAATAACTCTTCACACTAGCTGCTAGGACTCCTAGTGTGAAATCTATCACTTGAGATGAAGACTTGAGATTTGACATACATGTTATAATGGCTCATAAGTtcttaaaagtagaaaattgAGTAGATTTTGGTTTataaattctattaaaaaatgcattttattgtaaaatgtgCATAAGTTTGACTAAATCTTCAGGTTGTAAATTTGAGCAAACAAAAGTCTTGGAGAAATGCATAAATTCCTAATTCGtgtagtttttcagtttttatccataaatatatatatttttttcatcccagatattgtattgttttcctttttccaaaATACACTGACCAATGGCATTTCACTTCTGAAATTTAATTCCTTATATTTCTTCAAAGctgctttattttgttatttttatccccagacattcattttaaGACCAGCTGCCCTGAGTTTGTTTCCTCCTCaaaatgtgaatgtttgtgttttcattagtGTGCATAGAATGTTTTACAAGACTCTGCAGGTGTTGTTTCCTCTTTCTTCACTGCTCTTTTGAGTGTGCTCATGTCAGGATGCGTTGATGCTAAATGCGGTGTGTGAGTACACGATGAGTTTGTCATTCAGCAGCGACAAGAACAAAGGTGCCCCAATTTTTCCAAGGAGTACtggtatcttttttttaattttcattttggtCTGATGTTTGTAGTGAATGCATTGGATATTGAGTATGGAAATGTGCCGATTTATGGTTAGCATAGGCAGTAAAGTTGATCTCACACTTAAATtgctttcttctttctttttttggctaatcttttaaaaataaaagaaattgcaacattgaattgttaaaaaaatttcaaaatcaaagaaaaagggTTTGCATTTCCTTAACTCTTGCTCTACCTTTTGTGTTTAGACCCTTTAAgtcaatttattttacttttaaagactcactctgatgaaaatcttgtttttaacttgttcttgtacATTTTTCCAATAATGAAGTACATAAgtaagtttaaaat includes:
- the kank4 gene encoding KN motif and ankyrin repeat domain-containing protein 1 isoform X1 — translated: MMDKTGANGIQTSAKEGGVQRKQLPYSVETPYGFHLDLDFLKYVDDIEKGNTIKRVHIHRRIKGPAKFSTLPRNFSLPGHGVRPTLKEKDSAWPGTSTLGPKPKSRVTEVQQIFDFRGGEGGTSSFRGPTSQGTGFVSGKPREEMGAGTQGVEDNTVSQSRPNLLRASSMPITLQQRKGSDSSSPDCTTGTPENGSTENMFRPSPDITERRCLPQDRAGLHQQITVALKRVRELEEQVKTIPELKAQICSLREEREKLLNQLKVQTQMPVSASSSAAAKSQDAATAIHVKGPSVDKDLSLLTQDSGGSEVAKTVFEEKVTEQDDVATAKELSQETARAQRLTEPSEKLDKQKETFEHAEQKLPQGIQGQMMKSSEVNIKENETRNTKESNTAKEIRVEDWDGAQTLQEKLMTLEAKLTQASQELERTNNLLKQQIQENKAKEERILQLSEGMRVEICTTQAHEQTRRRSIDMGTVTERIDCTNQETETELPSTIDQGTDTDRISVEVCVPKPRTGSIDQGMVTTKVDTHDQTTEMEAEIMSVIPPRPRANSMERGTITESIITQDQMTETPVAERVNQVTETEGETVTDHPQRPRASSVNQGTETERVGTVDRVTETEIAQRADQQTETQTERRLDNNPARSAEAQSEDGGAVDSERPEDKRTNQATAVESKSVVAEVTVESSIAESTLVQTAVIEAFSRTEETPSPSPVSTTASTLAEVSPVHDDSIAKQSSQITDKEEPVKIVDVSPSAKNKVKTEDVSAPSDSSVVTAVVPVRPQRGRKPSTEQAHPSIQSQAGSMGSQTESNKAQAQQIQTKTQPQVRAVVQEKTQSPMTSSGPPKKDQVPSVSQVEAQSPTVKLSEESKVKLPKAQSKTDAQKSSSGPSEVQARPKSIQTQSQSQASASRRDSKEMKAPQKGVSQPSSRSSVDTKTHPTRRVSDAQSQGTRRSSSESQPPHKGVGETQSLRRSSNEAAPRRGSSEAQALRRESGDAQAARRGSSDSPTSPAALGQVVTRLTGLLGEQWAQLGSSSGTQQMASQQEVPVAQKQTVGKKVEAGKGTAAKPAGKSAPAATAAAATTGKPAGKPGPSKMSSIQSQLVSSLSVLSAFYSPSQKGAAASKQQEQGLKSIMKKNGAADKQGNKGAKKNLKFVGVNGGYETTSSEESSGDEKSKVEVEKGEEEEEDSLELKVEKEKEPEEAVEVQEGDAEVPTEKGDEPADQKEVERGLMDPEGGHELLEEDEGEKVDKGFIDACVYVKDRMEEVSSPDKEMRQVLVVLYQEWFKVSSQKDSQADTVRLYLRQVGLTTPTLLPYVVNLTDGNGNMALHYSVSHSNFSVVKLLLDTGLCEIDNVNKAGYTPVMLAALTAAESPDDLEVAHQLLRLGDVNARSRQAGQTALMLAVRHGRVAMVKLLLSCGADVNAQDREGSTALMCASEHGHTHIVRLLLETGRCDASLTDKNGRTALSAAEEASHQDIAELLKSGPSEPASGASLL